One Triticum dicoccoides isolate Atlit2015 ecotype Zavitan chromosome 5B, WEW_v2.0, whole genome shotgun sequence genomic window carries:
- the LOC119311832 gene encoding kinesin-like protein KIN-12G translates to MLSDGGDDDSSAPARFELQEDPSFWKDNNVQVVIRVRPLSSSEISVQGEKRCVRQDSGQSITWTCHPESRFTFDLVADEHITQESLFKVAGVPMVENCMAGYNSCMFAYGQTGSGKTHTMLGDIENGTRRNNENCGMTPRVFEHLFLRIQKEKEIRRDEKLSFTCKCSFLEIYNEQILDLLNPNATNLQLREDAKRGMHVENLTEHEVSNAREALQQLIEGAANRKVASTNMNRASSRSHSVFTCLIESKWESQGIKHHRFSHLNLVDLAGSERQKSSGAEGERLKEASNINKSLSTLGHVITSLIAVSNKKSQHVPYRDSKLTFLLQDSLGGNSKTTIIANISPSSCCAAETLSTLKFAQRAKHIRNNAIINEDASGDVLSMRLEIQHLKKELSRLQGQSGFANNGFVCESPSAFKWDQANGTFSPLMFDKKATQRRDYDITLAAAFRREQEKEAKLKAAIAAKQIAEELANQRSEEVRSFRMRLRFREDRIKRLEQVASGKLSAEAHLLQEKEDLMKEIEALRNQLERNPEITRFAMENLQLKEEIRRLQSFVDEGELERMHQQINILEHQLLEALDWKLMNEKDPVNKDLSLFGEEAGDEKNEFLLVQAIQNEREIESLRKNLSVCLQAKEKLERRVDDLTVELEVAKKCDHENKEFKAAQHQEQSVLLDAQTELKTLVDAIATASQREAEAHETAIGLAKENEKLRTELTTLIEDNKRLVGLYEQAIVNIEVKQHGNYPSIPQTEDSNEQQSSHPSNGGNSLLDDQPEGAYGSRSDAVEEPMIVDENCSHKDDPSRSDFSELQLQLEEMHEENDKLMSLYEKAMQERDEFKRKFSEQSNHETTEDVQFRDAEMDEAMDTMQSNPETTEDIQFRDAEMDTMLSNPETTEDIQFRDAEMDAEGFQGEHVHDSPIVAFKEAMQLVRVKLEHVQDKLVTAQDAVQYFKLLEMASTKAEELSSSIQLCCLDVQKEQEDISALKSALSESHERENALEDKIFSPAASCWDLHLKTEALAGSKFGVNVESMNKKMEQLSSLRTHKTEISAARAEARRSETELRNKIDGLKQKYRSFEAQRKETERVLFAIDNLDCPTTPLQKPMNFGKASELLKSEEERTKLLSELKKSREQLSIVQKEIKSMRNCDDIDGEISRLESEVEGCFLSLLEADTEKFVRDHALAEMWEVQQKDVPSLLVDYQDSVFHVKLGEEQIRACEASLQHQTTSLDEMNSKLSQAMRDLGELLVARGLDASTPHVSDKVKGDLDAIEVHVAEARQLLLVDSQ, encoded by the exons ATGCTGTcggacggcggcgacgacgacagCTCCGCCCCCGCGCGGTTCGAGCTGCAGGAGGACCCCTCCTTCTGGAAGGACAACAACGTGCAG GTCGTGATTCGTGTCCGGCCCCTCAGCAGCAGCGAGATATCGGTGCAGGGGGAGAAGAGGTGCGTCAGGCAGGACAGCGGCCAGAGCATCACCTGGACCTGCCACCCGGAGTCCCGGTTCACCTTTGATCTAGTCGCCGATGAGCACATCACGCAG GAGAGCCTTTTCAAGGTTGCTGGGGTGCCCATGGTAGAGAACTGCATGGCTGGCTATAACAGCTGCATGTTTGCTTATGGGCAG ACCGGTAGTGGCAAGACCCACACGATGCTTGGGGACATAGAAAATGGCACACGGAGAAACAATGAGAACTGTGGTATGACGCCTCGAGTGTTCGAGCATCTCTTCTTAAGAATCCAGAAG gaaaaggaaataagaagagacgAAAAGCTCAGTTTTACTTGCAAGTGCTCGTTCTTGGAGATATATAATGAGCAGATTCTGGATTTGCTCAATCCAAACGCAACAAACTTACAG TTAAGGGAGGATGCGAAAAGGGGTATGCATGTTGAGAATCTGACTGAACATGAGGTTTCTAATGCCCGAGAAGCACTGCAACAACTTATCGAG ggggcagcaaacagaaagGTGGCATCTACCAATATGAACCGAGCAAGTAGCCGTTCTCATAGTGTATTCACATGTCTTATAGAGAGCAAG TGGGAATCTCAAGGTATCAAGCATCATCGATTTTCTCATCTTAACCTTGTTGACCTTGCTGGCTCAGAGAG GCAAAAGAGTTCAGGTGCTGAAGGGGAACGCTTGAAGGAAGCTTCAAACATCAACAAGTCACTCTCAACCTTAGG ACATGTTATTACCAGCCTTATTGCTGTGTCAAACAAAAAGTCACAGCATGTTCCCTACCGAGATTCGAAATTGACATTTCTGCTGCAG GACTCACTTGGAGGTAACTCTAAGACCACTATAATTGCAAATATAAGCCCATCTAGCTG CTGTGCAGCTGAGACGTTGAGCACATTAAAATTTGCGCAACGGGCTAAGCACATACGGAATAAT GCTATTATAAATGAGGATGCCTCTGGTGACGTTCTGAGCATGCGTTTAGAGATCCAACATCTCAAG AAAGAGCTTAGTCGCCTGCAAGGACAATCTGGATTTGCTAACAATGGATTTGTCTGCGAGTCCCCTAGTGCATTCAAATGGGATCAAGCTAATGGCACATTCAGTCCACTTATGTTTGATAAGAAAGCTACACAG AGGAGAGATTATGATATTACACTTGCCGCCGCTTTTAGGAGGGAGCAAGAAAAAGAAGCAAAGCTAAAGGCAGCAATTGCTGCAAAGCAGATTGCTGAAGAGCTG GCGAATCAAAGATCAGAAGAGGTGAGAAGTTTCAGGATGAGGCTTCGCTTTCGTGAAGATCGAATCAAGAGATTGGAGCAAGTTGCATCAGGGAAGTTATCCGCTGAAGCACATCTCTTGCAAGAGAAGGAAGACCTCATGAAGGAAATCGAAGCTCTACGGAACCAACTAGAACGAAATCCAGAAATTACAAGATTTGCTATGGAAAACCTACAACTGAAGGAAGAGATTCGAAG GTTGCAGTCATTTGTTGATGAAGGAGAATTGGAAAGAATGCATCAGCAGATAAATATTTTAGAACATCAG CTCCTAGAAGCACTTGACTGGAAACTTATGAATGAGAAGGATCCTGTTAACAAG GACCTCTCACTATTTGGGGAGGAAGCTGGTGATGAGAAAAACGAGTTTCTTCTTGTTCAG GCTATTCAAAATGAGAGAGAAATCGAGTCACTACGTAAAAATTTGAGCGTCTGTCTTCAAGCAAAAGAGAAACTCGAGAG GCGTGTTGATGATTTGACTGTAGAGTTGGAGGTAGCGAAGAAATGCGACCATGAGAACAAAGAATTTAAGGCTGCACAGCACCAGGAACAGTCCGTCTTGCTTGATGCTCAGACAGAACTTAAGACATTGGTAGATGCAATAGCTACTGCAAGTCAAAGAGAAGCAGAAGCTCATGAAACTGCAATTGGGTTGGCCAAAGAGAATGAGAAATTGAGAACAGAGCTTACGACCCTGATCGAGGATAACAAGAGACTGGTTGGTCTCTATGAACAGGCTATTGTCAACATTgaggtgaaacaacatggaaattatCCTTCCATTCCTCAAACTGAAGATTCGAATGAGCAGCAAAGCAGCCATCCTTCTAATGGAGGGAATAGCCTGCTGGATGACCAACCAGAGGGTGCATATGGTTCACGCAGTGATGCTGTTGAAGAGCCTATGATAGTGGATGAAAACTGCAGCCACAAGGATGACCCTTCGAGATCTGACTTTTCAGAACTGCAGCTTCAGCTGGAAGAGATGCATGAGGAAAATGACAAACTTATGAGTTTGTATGAGAAAGCTATGCAAGAAAGGGACGAATTTAAAAGAAAGTTTTCTGAGCAAAGCAATCATGAAACTACAGAAGACGTTCAGTTCAGAGATGCTGAAATGGATGAAGCAATGGATACCATGCAAAGCAATCCTGAAACTACAGAAGACATTCAGTTCAGAGATGCTGAAATGGATACTATGCTAAGCAATCCTGAAACTACAGAAGACATTCAGTTCAGAGATGCCGAAATGGATGCTGAGGGTTTCCAAGGAGAGCATGTGCATGACTCTCCAATTGTGGCTTTCAAAGAAGCGATGCAGCTTGTCCGTGTCAAGCTGGAGCATGTCCAAGACAAGCTTGTGACTGCCCAGGACGCGGTGCAATATTTCAAACTACTTGAAATGGCTAGCACCAAGGCAGAGGAACTTTCATCAAGCATTCAGCTCTGCTGTCTAGATGTTCAGAAAGAGCAGGAAGACATCAGCGCTCTCAAGTCCGCACTGTCAGAATCACACGAGAGAGAAAACGCTTTGGAAGACAAGATTTTCTCGCCCGCGGCATCATGCTGGGACTTGCATCTGAAAACCGAAGCTCTTGCCGGGTCCAAGTTCGGCGTCAACGTGGAATCAATGAATAAAAAGATGGAACAGTTGAGTAGCCTGAGAACTCACAAAACCGAGATTTCTGCTGCACGTGCAGAGGCACGCAGGTCCGAAACCGAGCTGAGAAACAAAATCGATGGTCTTAAACAGAAATACCGTTCTTTCGAGGCTCAGAGGAAGGAGACGGAAAGGGTTCTCTTCGCCATCGACAACCTGGACTGCCCTACCACCCCGTTGCAGAAGCCCATGAATTTCGGCAAGGCGTCGGAGCTGCTGAAGTCCGAGGAGGAGAGGACGAAGCTCTTATCTGAACTGAAGAAGTCCCGCGAGCAGCTTAGCATCGTTCAAAAGGAGATCAAGAGCATGAGGAACTGCGACGACATCGACGGCGAGATCTCACGCCTTGAATCGGAGGTAGAGGGCTGCTTCCTCTCCCTCCTGGAAGCCGACACCGAGAAGTTTGTCCGGGATCACGCCTTGGCCGAAATGTGGGAGGTTCAGCAGAAGGACGTGCCGAGCCTGCTGGTCGACTACCAGGACAGCGTCTTCCACGTCAAGCTGGGGGAGGAGCAGATCAGGGCGTGCGAGGCGTCGTTGCAGCACCAGACGACGTCCCTGGACGAGATGAACTCGAAGCTGAGCCAGGCGATGCGGGACCTCGGCGAGCTTCTGGTCGCCAGAGGCTTGGACGCCTCCACGCCGCACGTCTCCGACAAGGTGAAGGGGGACCTCGACGCCATCGAGGTCCATGTCGCCGAGGCCAGGCAGCTCTTGCTCGTCGACAGCCAATAA